A genome region from Candidatus Manganitrophus noduliformans includes the following:
- a CDS encoding CHRD domain-containing protein: MPNHFTLARYNIDGTLDKDSFGSGVTAGTVVTPIGNTSIGRSMVLQPDGKILVAGYSNTGGPNHFTLARYNIDGTFDTASFGTNGKGGTVVTPIGTGSIGQAVAIQTDGKVIIAGYSINTGVPSHFTLARYQTSAPPVLLRTTLSGSEEIPAVTTLATGSATFVISPGQNEISYTLHVADIGISGVTAVQIHFGTPGAEGRALFTLTSNSFVSPLVGKLTAADLEPIASTEGINTFSDAIKATRDGNTYIHVHTSTHLGGEIRGQILEAPPTLSQLQAEIFTQQCGAVCHRSGGLGGIETGLFLDTRENAFNLLVNVPSTQDSNFKRVEPFNPDASFLVKKLTDPSLGLMPAGGSPLRAEEIKKVRDWITAGAKND, from the coding sequence GTGCCAAACCATTTCACTCTGGCACGATACAACATCGATGGCACACTCGATAAAGATTCTTTCGGCAGCGGCGTCACCGCTGGCACTGTCGTCACACCCATCGGGAACACCAGTATCGGTCGTTCTATGGTTCTCCAACCCGACGGCAAAATTCTCGTCGCTGGATACTCCAACACCGGCGGACCAAACCATTTCACTCTGGCACGATACAATATCGATGGCACTTTCGATACAGCCTCTTTTGGAACCAACGGAAAAGGTGGCACTGTCGTCACACCCATCGGAACCGGTAGCATCGGCCAGGCAGTCGCCATTCAAACTGACGGTAAGGTTATAATCGCTGGCTACTCGATTAATACTGGCGTTCCATCGCATTTCACCTTGGCACGGTATCAGACAAGCGCCCCTCCAGTTTTATTACGGACAACCCTCTCTGGAAGCGAGGAAATACCTGCAGTGACGACACTCGCAACGGGATCGGCTACTTTTGTAATCAGCCCCGGCCAAAACGAAATTTCCTACACACTCCACGTAGCGGACATCGGCATCAGCGGGGTCACCGCCGTACAAATTCACTTTGGTACCCCCGGCGCGGAAGGCCGTGCCCTCTTTACGCTGACTTCAAATTCATTTGTCAGCCCCTTGGTCGGAAAGCTGACCGCCGCTGATCTGGAACCGATTGCTTCGACCGAAGGGATCAATACTTTTTCAGACGCCATTAAAGCGACGCGAGACGGTAATACCTATATCCATGTTCACACATCGACTCATCTCGGTGGCGAAATCCGGGGCCAGATCCTCGAAGCCCCTCCGACCCTCTCCCAGCTTCAGGCTGAGATCTTTACTCAACAATGCGGTGCTGTATGTCACAGATCCGGAGGACTTGGAGGCATCGAGACTGGGCTGTTCCTAGACACCAGGGAGAATGCTTTCAATCTGCTGGTGAATGTACCAAGCACACAGGATTCTAACTTCAAACGGGTTGAGCCTTTTAACCCCGACGCAAGCTTCTTGGTCAAAAAGCTGACAGATCCTAGCCTGGGCTTAATGCCGGCAGGTGGATCTCCTCTTCGAGCTGAAGAAATCAAAAAAGTCCGGGACTGGATAACCGCCGGCGCCAAAAACGACTGA
- a CDS encoding protein phosphatase 2C domain-containing protein, with product MLWNSLKNHFKRNEEKTGGKTESAGLTDIGSKRAHNEDALFLSDEAGLYLVADGMGGHSFGEVASTMAVETVSKKFLSSGREKPAPLLTEAIQEANSRIYQFSQEKVKVFDGTETLTGPGTVGTTIVALALSGETAIVSNVGDSRAYRLRNGRLALLTQDHTLAAMQPPSGKAAPATLPSKLKHILTRAVGVETKVKIDLLEEPLQPGDLFLLCSDGLTNMVSDARIEEVLSSPSSIQSACDILIKEANRNGGKDNITCVLVRPL from the coding sequence GTGCTTTGGAATAGTCTTAAAAATCACTTCAAAAGAAATGAGGAGAAAACCGGCGGAAAAACCGAAAGCGCCGGTTTGACCGATATCGGATCAAAGCGGGCCCACAACGAAGACGCGCTCTTCCTCTCGGACGAAGCCGGCCTTTATCTGGTGGCCGACGGGATGGGGGGCCACTCCTTCGGAGAGGTCGCAAGCACCATGGCGGTGGAAACCGTGTCGAAAAAATTCCTCTCTTCCGGCAGAGAAAAACCGGCCCCTCTGCTGACGGAGGCGATTCAGGAAGCGAACAGCCGGATCTATCAATTTTCCCAGGAGAAGGTGAAAGTTTTCGACGGAACGGAGACCCTGACCGGCCCCGGAACCGTCGGAACGACGATCGTCGCCCTGGCCCTCTCCGGGGAGACAGCCATCGTTTCGAATGTGGGAGACAGCCGGGCCTACCGCCTGCGGAACGGCCGCCTCGCGCTGCTGACGCAAGACCACACCCTCGCCGCGATGCAGCCCCCTTCGGGAAAGGCCGCTCCAGCGACACTCCCCTCCAAATTGAAGCACATCCTGACCCGCGCGGTCGGCGTGGAGACCAAAGTCAAAATCGACCTTCTGGAAGAGCCTCTCCAACCGGGCGATCTTTTTCTTCTCTGCTCCGACGGCCTCACCAATATGGTTTCCGACGCGCGCATCGAGGAGGTCCTCTCCTCCCCTTCTTCAATCCAGTCGGCCTGCGACATCCTGATCAAAGAGGCCAACCGAAACGGCGGAAAAGACAACATTACCTGCGTTTTGGTGCGCCCTTTGTAG
- a CDS encoding sigma 54-interacting transcriptional regulator: MLEFKVYLDKKLIQRSLLSKGEITVGRSSENDLVLPNQHVSRLHLVIAQEGDAFRLEDRSSNGVLLDGKPVAGSTLLPPQCKLGVYPFEIDCSRRQEDHTVPIPKKTPQAVLQEKDRRQEAYASNAPLRSHFGILIGESPSMQQIYRLIEDVSGHPVTVLIRGEHGTGKELVARAIHEASARRNEPFIAVNCAAIPLDLIESELFGHEKGAFTGAQTTQKGKIEEADKGTLFLDEIGELSPAAQAKLLRFLQGKVVMRLGSARETPVDTRVVAATNKDLERAVKEGTFRADLYYRIKVVQILLPPLRDRKEDIPLLAAHFIERLGEELNLPARPVLTDEALHRLQAADWPGNVRQMENAFYSALVRSRAPELLDETLLFDSEAWNSPAEMEEEAPLDAISKELLLKILKESSWDTAKAAETLKVSRGTVYYKLKKYGINLREAAKRSANM; this comes from the coding sequence ATGCTTGAATTCAAAGTCTATCTCGACAAAAAGCTCATTCAGCGCTCGCTTCTGTCCAAAGGTGAAATTACCGTCGGCCGCTCTTCCGAGAACGACCTGGTCCTCCCCAATCAACACGTGTCACGGCTTCATCTGGTGATTGCGCAGGAGGGGGACGCTTTCCGCCTGGAGGACCGGAGCTCGAACGGCGTTCTTCTCGACGGGAAACCGGTCGCCGGATCAACCCTTCTCCCCCCGCAGTGCAAGTTGGGGGTCTACCCGTTCGAGATCGACTGCTCCCGTCGGCAGGAGGATCACACCGTCCCGATTCCGAAGAAAACACCCCAGGCCGTCCTGCAAGAAAAAGATCGACGACAAGAGGCCTACGCTTCCAACGCTCCTCTCCGCAGCCATTTCGGAATCTTGATCGGAGAGAGCCCGTCGATGCAGCAGATCTACCGCCTCATCGAGGATGTCTCGGGTCATCCGGTCACCGTCCTGATCCGGGGAGAGCATGGGACCGGAAAGGAGCTGGTCGCCCGGGCGATCCACGAAGCAAGCGCGCGAAGAAACGAGCCGTTCATCGCCGTCAACTGCGCCGCCATCCCGCTCGATCTGATCGAAAGCGAGCTGTTCGGACATGAAAAAGGGGCCTTCACCGGCGCTCAAACCACCCAGAAGGGAAAGATCGAGGAGGCCGATAAAGGAACCCTTTTTCTCGACGAGATCGGCGAATTGAGCCCGGCCGCTCAGGCGAAGCTTCTCCGCTTCCTCCAGGGAAAGGTCGTCATGCGGCTGGGAAGCGCGCGCGAGACCCCGGTCGATACCCGCGTCGTCGCCGCGACCAACAAAGATCTGGAGCGGGCGGTCAAAGAGGGGACCTTTCGCGCCGATCTTTACTACCGGATCAAGGTCGTTCAAATTCTCCTCCCTCCCCTGCGGGATCGAAAAGAAGATATCCCGCTTCTCGCCGCCCATTTTATCGAGCGGCTCGGCGAAGAATTAAATCTCCCGGCCAGGCCGGTCCTGACCGATGAAGCGCTCCATCGCCTTCAGGCCGCCGATTGGCCCGGCAATGTCCGACAGATGGAGAACGCTTTCTACAGCGCGCTCGTTCGCTCCCGCGCCCCTGAGTTGTTGGACGAGACCCTTCTTTTCGATTCCGAGGCCTGGAACAGCCCCGCAGAGATGGAAGAGGAAGCCCCGCTAGATGCTATTTCGAAAGAGCTGCTTCTTAAAATTCTCAAAGAAAGCAGTTGGGATACCGCCAAGGCGGCGGAGACCTTGAAGGTCAGCCGGGGAACAGTCTACTACAAGCTGAAAAAGTATGGGATCAACCTCCGCGAAGCGGCGAAACGAAGCGCCAACATGTAA
- a CDS encoding serine/threonine-protein kinase encodes MENQLFSGKYEIQGEIARGGMGIVYKAIHKSLNRTVALKVLHAQYTGDTSFVKRFQREARAMARLDHENVIRVYDVSEDQNAQYIVMEFFPGKDLKQVILERGPLSLEQALSVALQMAEALAYAHAQGIVHRDIKPSNVMVDSRGKVKLADFGIAAATDEISVTATGQIIGTPEYMSPEQARGEAMDGRSDLYSLGIVLYEMLTGTTPFERLSRMSIIAKLIYEPQEFNLTFPDHIPSPIQTLVQSLLRKQAQERISDAATLIEKIRNLGNENPDEDTLDRTMTRAISLPSDATPAPGQPVDEEESTTMLPGRADPKRSAEFSSPKTPPPLQRPSTGKFTPVPLPGSDFPEKTHTLSPPPPSGRTHAGKGQRLVPIFAGIVGLVVLIAGGVYFFSSDSESAPEPVAAVSPPPPRPVEQPVAPPEPAPAPLPVSTPAPPEPKQEDPIEAAQAKANEIETEARKAQSNVSESNFEADRLDARHRASQLYLHAAELERKGAKAFQEGSELMNRKQYEEAGATLEKAKEFFVRADQGFKKAKEEAQMQLAKATSAPSPKPMKKEAVATPKAAPENPAKPSGPPPPAETKIAKQTPPTPVVPPRPDIEVVGEILSKLKKAYEGRDMAALMQISNLSDGRTRILQEIFRDHPVVKISIANFSLAGELASANVVITRLVDRNGKVVPPPDEWKQSKVLIRKEGAGWGKVLW; translated from the coding sequence ATGGAAAACCAGCTTTTTTCCGGTAAATACGAAATCCAGGGGGAGATCGCGCGCGGCGGCATGGGGATCGTCTACAAGGCCATCCACAAATCGCTCAACCGGACCGTCGCCCTCAAGGTCCTTCACGCCCAATACACCGGAGACACCTCCTTTGTGAAACGCTTTCAGCGCGAGGCCCGCGCCATGGCCCGGCTGGACCATGAGAACGTCATCCGCGTCTACGACGTTTCGGAAGACCAGAACGCGCAATACATCGTCATGGAGTTCTTTCCGGGAAAGGACCTCAAGCAGGTCATCCTGGAGAGAGGCCCCCTCTCTCTGGAGCAGGCGCTCTCGGTCGCCCTGCAGATGGCCGAGGCGCTCGCCTATGCCCATGCGCAAGGAATTGTCCACCGGGATATCAAGCCGAGCAACGTCATGGTCGACAGCCGCGGCAAGGTGAAGCTCGCCGATTTCGGCATCGCCGCCGCCACCGACGAAATCTCCGTGACCGCCACCGGCCAGATCATCGGCACCCCGGAGTACATGTCGCCGGAGCAAGCGCGCGGAGAAGCGATGGACGGACGGAGCGATCTCTACTCGCTCGGCATCGTCCTCTATGAAATGCTCACCGGAACGACCCCGTTCGAGCGGCTCTCCCGGATGTCGATCATCGCCAAGCTGATTTACGAGCCGCAGGAATTCAACCTCACCTTCCCCGATCATATCCCCTCCCCCATTCAAACGCTCGTCCAATCGCTGCTGAGAAAACAGGCGCAGGAGCGCATTTCGGACGCGGCAACTTTGATCGAGAAAATCCGGAATCTCGGAAATGAGAATCCCGACGAAGATACCCTCGATCGGACGATGACGCGGGCGATCTCCCTCCCTTCGGACGCCACGCCGGCGCCGGGACAACCGGTCGACGAAGAAGAGTCGACGACGATGCTCCCGGGCCGAGCGGATCCGAAGAGAAGCGCGGAATTTTCTTCTCCGAAAACGCCCCCTCCCCTTCAACGCCCGTCGACCGGAAAATTCACCCCCGTTCCCTTACCGGGATCCGATTTTCCCGAGAAAACGCATACCCTCTCCCCGCCTCCCCCGTCGGGCCGGACGCACGCGGGTAAAGGGCAACGATTGGTCCCGATCTTCGCCGGCATCGTTGGATTGGTCGTCCTGATCGCCGGAGGGGTCTACTTCTTTTCTTCTGATTCGGAATCGGCTCCCGAGCCGGTGGCGGCAGTTTCCCCGCCCCCGCCGCGTCCGGTGGAGCAGCCGGTCGCGCCGCCTGAACCGGCGCCGGCTCCCCTTCCGGTCAGCACCCCCGCCCCTCCGGAACCGAAACAGGAAGATCCGATCGAGGCCGCGCAGGCGAAAGCGAATGAGATCGAGACCGAGGCGCGGAAAGCGCAGAGCAACGTCTCCGAATCGAATTTTGAAGCCGATCGACTCGATGCCCGTCATCGCGCCTCCCAGCTTTATTTGCATGCAGCCGAATTGGAAAGGAAAGGGGCCAAGGCGTTCCAAGAGGGAAGCGAATTGATGAACCGGAAGCAATATGAAGAGGCCGGCGCGACCCTGGAGAAGGCAAAAGAGTTTTTCGTCCGCGCCGACCAAGGGTTCAAAAAAGCGAAAGAGGAGGCGCAGATGCAACTCGCCAAGGCGACCTCCGCGCCAAGCCCCAAACCGATGAAGAAAGAGGCCGTAGCAACGCCGAAGGCCGCCCCGGAAAATCCCGCCAAACCCTCCGGCCCGCCCCCCCCGGCCGAAACGAAGATCGCAAAACAGACCCCGCCGACGCCGGTCGTTCCGCCGCGGCCCGATATCGAGGTGGTCGGCGAGATTTTATCGAAGTTGAAAAAAGCCTACGAAGGGAGGGACATGGCCGCCCTGATGCAAATCAGCAATCTCTCCGACGGCCGGACCCGCATCCTGCAAGAGATCTTCCGCGACCATCCGGTCGTCAAAATCTCCATCGCCAACTTTTCGCTCGCCGGAGAGCTGGCTTCCGCCAATGTGGTGATCACCCGGCTGGTTGACCGAAACGGCAAGGTCGTTCCCCCCCCGGACGAATGGAAGCAGAGCAAGGTGCTCATTCGAAAAGAGGGAGCGGGCTGGGGGAAGGTGCTCTGGTAA
- a CDS encoding Uma2 family endonuclease, which produces MSSRTHRVKFTYEDYLLFPEDGKRHELIDGDHFMTPSPSTRHQRISLKLATAFEFFLKNNRLGEVFDAPMDVVLSETDVVQPDLLFISSGRASIVTDKNIQGAPDLVVEILSDGTRKTDEVIKRKLYERHGISEYWVVDPELETVKVYRTSEKGYTRAAELSRETNDTLNTPLLPGFQIPLSEIFA; this is translated from the coding sequence ATGTCATCCCGAACCCATCGGGTCAAATTCACCTATGAAGATTACCTCCTCTTCCCGGAGGACGGGAAGCGCCACGAACTGATCGACGGAGATCACTTCATGACCCCTTCGCCCTCGACAAGGCATCAACGGATCTCTTTGAAACTGGCAACGGCCTTTGAATTTTTTCTAAAAAATAACCGGTTGGGTGAAGTCTTCGACGCTCCGATGGATGTGGTTCTCTCCGAGACAGACGTCGTTCAGCCCGACCTGCTCTTTATCTCTTCGGGAAGGGCTTCCATCGTCACCGACAAGAACATTCAGGGAGCGCCGGACCTCGTCGTCGAAATCCTCTCCGACGGCACCCGTAAGACCGACGAAGTGATCAAGCGAAAGCTCTATGAACGCCACGGTATCTCGGAATATTGGGTTGTCGATCCGGAGCTGGAGACGGTGAAGGTTTACCGGACATCCGAGAAGGGCTACACCCGCGCCGCCGAGCTTTCCCGCGAAACGAACGATACCCTCAACACGCCACTCCTACCCGGCTTTCAGATTCCACTCAGCGAAATCTTCGCATAA
- a CDS encoding DUF4388 domain-containing protein, with protein MALEGSIEEFGLPEIFQMILLQKKEGVLRLTREKTTLFIEFNQGQIISAGDGEGDARLADNLIKAEKISSDQLKALLRAQKRDNQPLARALVQAGHLPADEVKKLNRILTEETVFSLFEWKSGSYKFEAKETSYDSQLIEPLSTDSILMEGATRTDEWPLLKKRVPSTEMVFEVLPKEPAPAPADEESEKKEEDSFESMANLSEPEEEEGAWLLPWIDGKRTVQEIVDHAQMGTFPVFKALSELISQGRIKAKEESLKSQRKKSGFTFKELSRQQQIIRIIFNSITIAAMVIFSIVAFKSVYVTLSNAVQPILEMRTLRAGIERDNLLFALDLYYLRYGRYPDALQQLTAEGLLNSKRERRIDLSKWKYELTGNTFRLSSL; from the coding sequence ATGGCTCTAGAAGGCTCCATCGAAGAGTTCGGACTTCCCGAGATCTTCCAGATGATCCTCCTTCAAAAGAAAGAGGGGGTTCTGAGGCTGACCCGCGAAAAGACCACCCTCTTCATCGAGTTCAACCAGGGGCAAATCATCTCCGCGGGAGACGGGGAGGGAGATGCGCGGCTCGCCGACAATCTGATCAAAGCGGAGAAGATCAGCAGCGATCAATTGAAGGCGCTTCTCAGGGCGCAGAAAAGGGACAACCAACCGCTTGCGCGGGCCCTGGTCCAAGCGGGACACCTTCCGGCCGACGAGGTCAAAAAATTAAATCGAATCCTGACCGAAGAGACGGTCTTCTCGCTCTTCGAATGGAAATCGGGAAGTTATAAGTTTGAGGCCAAAGAGACGTCGTACGACTCCCAGCTCATCGAGCCGCTGAGCACCGACTCCATTTTGATGGAAGGGGCGACGCGGACCGATGAATGGCCCCTCCTCAAAAAGAGAGTTCCCTCCACCGAGATGGTCTTCGAGGTGCTCCCCAAAGAGCCCGCCCCGGCGCCTGCCGATGAGGAGTCTGAAAAGAAGGAGGAGGACTCCTTCGAATCGATGGCAAACCTCTCCGAGCCGGAGGAAGAAGAAGGGGCCTGGCTGCTCCCCTGGATCGACGGGAAACGGACGGTCCAGGAGATCGTCGACCACGCGCAGATGGGGACCTTTCCCGTTTTCAAGGCGCTCAGCGAGTTGATCTCTCAAGGAAGGATCAAGGCAAAGGAAGAGTCGTTAAAAAGCCAGCGAAAGAAGTCGGGCTTCACATTTAAAGAGCTCTCCAGGCAGCAGCAGATTATCCGAATCATTTTTAACAGCATCACCATTGCCGCAATGGTGATTTTTTCAATTGTCGCCTTCAAGTCGGTTTATGTAACCCTTTCCAATGCCGTCCAACCGATTCTGGAGATGAGGACCCTCCGGGCGGGAATCGAGCGGGACAATCTTCTCTTTGCGCTCGATCTTTATTATTTGAGATACGGCCGGTATCCTGATGCGCTTCAACAGCTCACAGCGGAAGGATTGTTGAATTCAAAAAGGGAGCGGCGGATTGATTTATCAAAGTGGAAGTATGAACTAACCGGAAATACCTTTCGCTTGTCCTCTCTTTAA
- a CDS encoding tetratricopeptide repeat protein — translation MKDKIIFLWVVFILSTPSVTTAEAPAVIAETAVAEEIPVASVPAPEPAPTLSFEEILKSGQINTFKTDRGIERSDLAAGYLLLKAEEAIKRGDLAEAERIGEAAAAFSPASPAPHFFLSHLVWTSRKTDLPAMVNHYFTALQLTVNDFWFSHSIAGTFLILFFFAILLALLTFLLFSFFSYSPLWIHKIYEGSRGYFHPVSAGLFFAGILFIPFVFGLSILWFLSVSFLLFWGFYSRSEKGIAVVFLIAVGLSAWSLPLLLTFFTAKSPMLNQMVRNHQEDFFWSPPEIDLAEPDWRGAVIHASYQTQKGDYRRAEEIYQEALDERPGMVLNNLGNLAFYLKEYPRSIDLYRQALNAESGLVSAHYNMSLAYREMLSFEEGTREYEIAKALDNGRVEGYTRKSVQFPNFPLIDERFEKMDLWRQAVTPHPEQIAHAEKIWQGMAGKIPLRRSAVVALLLLFGLGISSFLFERFYDASFCALCHKAICNRCRRTLLSYHLCGQCGTQFKSIKKSDMALLESEEKKVPRRLFPFFLFPGGGHFAMKRAVVGFILLSLFYFFAGYLFFGEVLFSSTHWHLHSGRWIWGPVAMVFLYIASTLDLMRIWSNESWL, via the coding sequence ATGAAGGATAAAATCATTTTCCTATGGGTGGTCTTTATTTTATCGACCCCCTCGGTCACGACAGCGGAAGCGCCCGCTGTGATCGCAGAAACCGCTGTCGCGGAAGAGATCCCGGTCGCATCCGTGCCGGCTCCGGAACCGGCTCCGACCCTTTCTTTTGAAGAGATCCTCAAATCGGGCCAGATCAACACCTTTAAAACCGACCGCGGGATCGAGCGATCCGATTTGGCCGCCGGTTACCTCCTCTTGAAAGCGGAGGAAGCGATAAAGCGGGGCGATCTCGCCGAGGCGGAGCGGATCGGGGAGGCGGCCGCTGCCTTCTCCCCCGCTTCGCCGGCGCCCCACTTTTTTCTCTCCCACCTCGTCTGGACAAGCCGCAAGACCGATCTTCCCGCGATGGTCAATCACTACTTCACGGCCCTTCAACTGACAGTCAATGATTTTTGGTTTTCTCATTCGATCGCCGGGACCTTTCTGATATTATTCTTTTTCGCAATCCTTCTTGCGTTGTTGACCTTTCTGCTCTTTTCGTTCTTCTCATACAGTCCGCTCTGGATTCATAAGATCTATGAAGGATCGCGGGGATATTTTCATCCGGTCTCGGCGGGGCTCTTCTTCGCCGGCATTCTTTTTATTCCTTTCGTCTTCGGCCTTTCGATTTTATGGTTCCTCTCGGTCTCGTTTCTCCTCTTCTGGGGATTTTACAGCCGCTCCGAGAAGGGGATCGCCGTTGTTTTTCTGATCGCCGTCGGGTTATCCGCCTGGAGCCTTCCCCTTCTTCTCACCTTTTTTACGGCGAAAAGTCCGATGCTGAATCAGATGGTCCGAAACCATCAGGAAGATTTTTTCTGGTCGCCGCCGGAAATCGACCTGGCCGAACCGGATTGGCGGGGGGCGGTGATCCATGCTTCTTATCAGACGCAAAAAGGAGATTACCGCCGGGCCGAGGAGATTTATCAAGAAGCCCTCGATGAACGCCCCGGAATGGTTTTAAACAATCTCGGCAATCTCGCTTTCTACCTGAAAGAATATCCCCGGTCGATCGATCTCTATCGGCAAGCGTTGAACGCCGAATCGGGACTCGTTTCGGCCCATTACAATATGAGCCTCGCCTATCGGGAGATGCTCTCCTTTGAGGAAGGCACCCGGGAGTATGAAATCGCCAAAGCACTGGATAACGGCAGGGTGGAAGGCTACACGCGAAAAAGCGTCCAGTTCCCCAATTTTCCCTTGATCGATGAGCGATTCGAAAAGATGGACCTCTGGCGCCAGGCGGTGACGCCCCATCCGGAACAGATCGCTCATGCCGAGAAAATTTGGCAGGGGATGGCCGGAAAGATCCCCCTTCGCCGATCCGCGGTCGTTGCCCTCCTGCTGCTTTTCGGACTGGGAATATCCTCATTCCTCTTCGAGCGATTCTACGACGCCTCTTTTTGCGCCCTCTGCCACAAGGCGATCTGCAATCGGTGCCGGAGAACCCTCTTGAGTTATCATCTCTGCGGACAGTGCGGAACCCAGTTCAAATCGATCAAGAAAAGCGATATGGCCCTTCTGGAGTCCGAGGAAAAAAAGGTTCCTCGCCGGCTTTTTCCTTTCTTTCTCTTTCCCGGCGGCGGGCATTTCGCCATGAAGCGGGCCGTGGTCGGATTTATCCTTTTATCTCTTTTCTACTTCTTCGCCGGTTATCTCTTTTTCGGCGAGGTCCTCTTTTCATCAACGCATTGGCACCTGCACAGCGGCCGATGGATCTGGGGTCCCGTCGCAATGGTGTTTCTCTACATCGCGTCGACACTCGACCTGATGCGTATTTGGAGCAATGAATCATGGCTCTAG
- the plsY gene encoding glycerol-3-phosphate 1-O-acyltransferase PlsY produces the protein MLIEFGSVIIAYLVGSIPAGLLVSKFSGGVDPRQAGSKNIGATNVMRVAGKKAAALTLIGDLLKGLLPVAAARLFNLPEEGLLLAGLSAILGHIFPVYLKFKGGKGVATSFGVFLGISPLIALIALLIWIAGISFSKYSSVGALSAFAALPFLAVLLKPEMKFVLFSTIISILVYIRHKENIQRLIAGREEQAHRNEG, from the coding sequence ATGCTGATTGAATTCGGATCGGTGATCATCGCCTACCTCGTCGGATCGATTCCGGCCGGCCTTCTCGTTTCGAAATTCAGCGGGGGGGTCGACCCCCGGCAAGCGGGAAGCAAAAACATCGGGGCGACCAATGTCATGCGGGTGGCGGGGAAGAAAGCGGCCGCCTTGACCCTGATCGGCGATCTCCTCAAGGGGCTTCTCCCGGTCGCCGCCGCCCGGCTTTTTAATCTTCCGGAAGAAGGACTTCTTCTGGCCGGTCTCTCGGCCATCCTGGGTCACATCTTCCCGGTATACCTCAAATTCAAAGGGGGAAAGGGGGTCGCCACCAGCTTCGGCGTTTTTCTGGGGATCTCCCCCCTCATCGCCCTCATCGCCCTGCTGATTTGGATCGCAGGGATCTCCTTTAGCAAATATTCCTCGGTGGGCGCCCTCTCGGCGTTTGCGGCCCTTCCCTTCCTGGCGGTTCTCCTAAAACCAGAAATGAAATTTGTCCTCTTCTCCACCATAATTTCAATTTTGGTGTATATTCGACATAAGGAGAACATTCAGCGGCTGATCGCCGGTCGGGAAGAGCAGGCCCATCGCAATGAAGGATAA
- the pgsA gene encoding CDP-diacylglycerol--glycerol-3-phosphate 3-phosphatidyltransferase: MVQNKSDIHPASAPIPKQHVNGSVMNLPNILTILRVVLIPFFIFFFSRPSTSSAIIASVIFLVASLTDLLDGYFARRRKEVTQFGKFLDPVADKLLIVSALILLVANGRVPAWIAIVIIGREFAVTAFRAIASSEGVIIAAEGTGKYKMFLQTVAIIFLITDLPAFYFHEIGLFLLLIATALALYSAGQYFIKFGRQVNLMKVK, from the coding sequence ATGGTCCAGAATAAAAGTGATATCCATCCCGCTTCCGCCCCCATCCCAAAACAACACGTCAACGGATCTGTCATGAACCTGCCGAATATCCTCACCATTCTCCGGGTCGTGCTGATCCCGTTCTTCATCTTTTTCTTCTCGCGGCCGTCCACCTCATCGGCGATCATTGCCTCGGTGATTTTTTTGGTCGCCTCCTTGACCGACCTCCTCGACGGCTACTTTGCCCGCCGGCGGAAGGAGGTGACCCAATTCGGAAAATTCTTGGATCCGGTCGCCGACAAGCTTTTGATCGTGTCGGCCCTGATCCTGCTGGTCGCGAATGGCCGCGTGCCGGCATGGATCGCCATCGTCATCATCGGGCGGGAATTCGCCGTGACCGCTTTCCGGGCGATCGCTTCCTCCGAAGGGGTGATCATCGCCGCGGAGGGGACGGGGAAATACAAGATGTTCCTTCAGACGGTCGCGATTATTTTCTTGATCACCGACCTCCCCGCGTTTTATTTTCATGAGATCGGCCTGTTCCTTCTTCTGATCGCGACGGCGCTCGCCCTCTACTCCGCCGGACAATACTTCATCAAATTCGGCCGGCAGGTGAATTTGATGAAGGTCAAATAG